The genomic segment GTGAAAAGAACATTGAACTTCAGAATGTCGGCATCGGCGTCATCGGAAATCGGCTCGGATTCACACCCGAATTTAATCTTGACCGTTTACTCCGTCCCGACAACATCGTCGGTTTGGAGGTTCTGCCGGCAAAAGGCGACTTTCCCCCCAGTTTCAAAATCGTCATCAAGACATTCCCGCTGGTCTTAATCGCCTTTGTCCTCGACCCGGACACGATGAAACCGGTTGACGACTTCCGCACCTATGTCCAGCTCACTAAAGACGAATCCACAATTTACAACTGGGTTCGCCGTGGCCTAATTGTCATCGGCAATGGCAACTACTGGCTCCGCAGCAATGGTCTTGACCAGTTCGTAAATCACCTCGCAACCGACGAGTGGGAAGCGATTCAATTCCGCCGCAAACTGCGGGGCGTTTAGGAGGCATCCTGCCGGAAAAACTGCGCATCGACAGCCACCGTTCGATTGAAATCAACTTTAACCGTATCAGCCCGCGCATCGGCTGTGGCTTGATGCTCGCCACACTGCCGCGCTTTGAGTCGATTGACGCCCTGAACAACATAATGAACAACTACGGCTACAACCGCATCCACGCCGACAAACCGGCGCAAAAGACCCTTAGCAATTCTGCCCTTTTGAAACAGTTCTACGACAACGCCTTTATAAACAAGACATCCCTGCAGCAAAATTTCCGTTCCACCTACGGCCATCTCGAAATCTATCTCGCCTTTGACCCCAACGCGAAATCAGCCTGGTTTATATCCGACCCGCAGAATAAGATTGCCCTGATCAACTACTACCGGGATGCGGTCGCGCTTGGACTGAAGGCTGATGGGATTCTTCTGCTTGGCTCGACGCCGAAGTTGACGCCCGTGGGCTGGCAGAATCTGCACGACCTGCTGACACCCGAATTTTTTCAGAAATACGGACCGATTGAGCGGGTGGAGATAATGAGCCTTTTGTCCGGGGCGCGCTGGCGTCCGCCTTCGCTGGGGCTCGGGGTATCACTTTTGAATTTGAAGGAACTGAAGGAGGTCAGGGGCGCGGTAGAAAAAGCGATGCAGGGTGAAGATGCAACCCAATAAGGTAGGGCTTGTGAGCCTTCTGGGGTAATGTATAATTGTTTTATGATGTTACCGCGCATTGGTAAGCTGGATACCGAGGCGTTTGAAAGGTTTATCTTCCCGTATCTCGGTGCCGAATCGTCGCGGGTTATTCTTGGTCCCCGGCACGGCGTTGACGCTGCGGTGATTGCCCTGGACGATGCACCGGCAGGAAGCAGAAGGGTAATGGTTGTTGCCGAAGACCCGACCTTCGGCATGCCGGTTCTGCTTGATAATTTTGGCTGGGGGATTGTGCACATCTGCGCCAGTGATGTTGCCGTGATGGGAATTAAACCCCAGTTTCTTTCTATCTGTCTTCTGTTGCCACCAGACACCGAACCGGCACTGCTCGACCGTATCTGGCGCCAAGTGGATGAGGAGTGTAAAAGGCTGGGCATCGCCATCGTCGGTGGTCACACCGGTGTTTATCCCGGTATCGCCTATCCGTTGAATGGCGGCTGCACTGTGTGGGGTTTTG from the candidate division WOR-3 bacterium genome contains:
- a CDS encoding GNAT family N-acetyltransferase, encoding MGLTDLPIIRSFAALFRRAFIREKPFIWNPGRIGPRFDWLDYNHILIREGPLSGKQLELTTEILPNKASIYAALDGQQIGRAYIERDPPGVGVILWDIAVKEGFRRKGVASIMTYCIFRELLSMQKTAFFKIRMMRLMKPGEKNIELQNVGIGVIGNRLGFTPEFNLDRLLRPDNIVGLEVLPAKGDFPPSFKIVIKTFPLVLIAFVLDPDTMKPVDDFRTYVQLTKDESTIYNWVRRGLIVIGNGNYWLRSNGLDQFVNHLATDEWEAIQFRRKLRGV